From a region of the Equus przewalskii isolate Varuska chromosome 2, EquPr2, whole genome shotgun sequence genome:
- the C2H1orf122 gene encoding uncharacterized protein C1orf122 homolog produces MEWGPGSDWSRGEAAGVDRGKAGLGLGGRPPPQPPRDERAQQLLDAVEQRQRQLLDTIAACEEMLRQLGRRRPEPAGGGNVSGKPGAPPQPAVSARGGFPKDAGDGAAEP; encoded by the exons ATGGAATGGGGCCCGGGCTCAGACTGGTCACGGGG GGAGGCTGCCGGCGTGGACCGTGGGAAGGCGGGGCTGGGGCTCGGCGGGAGGCCACCCCCGCAGCCGCCCCGGGATGAGCGCGCCCAGCAGCTGCTGGACGCCGTGGAGCAGCGGCAGCGGCAGCTCCTGGACACCATCGCCGCCTGCGAGGAGATGCTGCGGCAGCTGGGCCGCCGGCGCCCGGAGCCGGCTGGTGGCGGG AACGTCTCAGGCAAACCTGGAGCGCCCCCTCAGCCAGCTGTCTCCGCCAGAGGTGGCTTTCCAAAGGATGCTGGCGATGGAGCTGCGGAGCCCTGA
- the YRDC gene encoding threonylcarbamoyl-AMP synthase — protein MSPACPCRGLRAAVAASVGLSEGPPGSAPSGRLLRPPNPAPAAPGARLLRLPGSGTVRAANPERAGWSEALRAAVAELRAGAVVAVPTDTLYGLACSASCSAALGAVYRLKGRSEAKPLAVCLGRVADVYRYCHVRVPEGLLKDLLPGPVTLVMERSEELNKDLNPFTPLVGIRIPDHAFMQDLAQVFGGPLALTSANLSSQASSLNVEEFQDLWPQLSLVVDGGPIGDGQSPECRLGSTVVDLSVPGKFGIIRPGCALESTTAILQQKYGLLPSHGSCL, from the exons ATGTCTCCGGCGTGTCCGTGCAGGGGGCTGAGGGCCGCGGTGGCTGCCAGCGTGGGGCTGAGCGAGGGGCCGCCGGGCTCCGCCCCGAGCGGCCGCCTCCTCCGCCCGCCGAACCCCGCTCCGGCGGCTCCGGGAGCCCGGCTGTTGCGGCTCCCGGGGAGCGGGACCGTGCGGGCCGCAAACCCGGAGCGCGCCGGCTGGAGCGAGGCGCTGCGGGCCGCCGTGGCCGAGCTGCGCGCCGGCGCCGTGGTGGCTGTCCCCACCGACACGCTGTACGGCCTGGCCTGCTCGGCGAGCTGCTCGGCGGCGCTCGGCGCGGTGTACCGCCTCAAGGGCCGCAGCGAGGCCAAGCCGCTGGCCGTATGCCTGGGCCGCGTGGCCGACGTCTACAG GTACTGCCATGTGAGAGTACCCGAGGGGCTCCTGAAAGACCTGTTACCAGGACCGGTGACCCTGGTGATGGAACGCTCAGAGGAGCTCAACAAGGACCTGAACCCCTTCACTCCT CTCGTGGGCATCCGGATTCCTGACCATGCCTTCATGCAGGACTTGGCCCAGGTGTTTGGGGGACCACTTGCTCTCACCAGTGCCAATCTCAGCTCCCAGGCCAGTTCTCTGAATGTCGAG gaGTTCCAAGACCTCTGGCCTCAACTGTCCCTGGTCGTTGATGGGGGACCGATTGGGGATGGCCAGAGCCCTGAGTGTCGCCTCGGCTCAACTGTGGTTGACTTGTCTGTGCCTGGAAAGTTTGGCATCATTCGTCCAGGCTG TGCCCTGGAAAGTACTACAGCCATCCTCCAACAGAAGTACGGGTTGCTCCCTTCACACGGATCCTGCTTGTGA
- the MANEAL gene encoding glycoprotein endo-alpha-1,2-mannosidase-like protein — protein sequence MARRRRRACIALFLVLLFAFGTLMGLRTLKAPDGLPALGPGLELAPFERRPEGAPAPAARAPAAPAAPPPPPPPPRTAGPGSTPGPAPAEAEPAPGQSLRVYSDLHAFYYSWYGSPRREGHYIHWDHVMVPHWDPKISASYPRGRHSPPDDLGSSFYPELGPYSSRDPDVLREHMTQLKEAAIGVLVLSWYPPGMADDNGEPSDDLVPAILDTAHQYNIQVAFHIQPYKGRDDITLHDNIKYIIDTYGSHGAFYRYKNSMGKSLPLFYIYDSYLTSPEAWAHLLTPNGPHSIRNTPYDGVFIALLVEEGHTHDILAAGFDGMYTYFASNGFSFGSSHQNWKAVKNFCDANNLMFIPSVGPGYIDTSIRPWNNHNTRNRVNGKYYETALQAALTVRPEIVSITSFNEWHEGTQIEKAIPKKTPTRLYLDYLPHQPSLYLELTRRWAEHFIKEKEQWLM from the exons ATGGCCCGGCGGCGGCGCCGCGCCTGCATCGCGCTGTTCCTGGTGCTGCTCTTCGCCTTCGGCACCCTCATGGGCCTGCGCACGCTCAAGGCTCCGGACGGACTCCCGGCGCTGGGCCCGGGCCTGGAGCTGGCGCCCTTTGAGCGACGCCCGGAGGGggcccccgcgcccgccgcccgggccccggccgcccccgccgcgccgccgccgccgccaccaccgcCCCGCACCGCGGGTCCGGGCAGCACCCCGGGACCGGCCCCCGCGGAGGCCGAGCCCGCCCCCGGGCAGAGTCTGCGCGTCTACTCGGACCTGCACGCCTTCTACTACTCGTGGTACGGTAGCCCGCGGCGCGAGGGCCACTACATTCACTGGGACCACGTCATGGTGCCGCACTGGGACCCCAAGATCTCAGCCAGCTACCCCCGCGGCCGCCATAGCCCCCCCGACGACTTGGGCTCCAGCTTCTACCCGGAGCTCGGGCCCTACAGCTCCCGGGACCCCGACGTGCTGCGGGAGCACATGACCCAGCTCAAGGAAGCCGCCATCG GCGTCCTGGTCCTTTCCTGGTACCCACCTGGCATGGCTGATGACAACGGGGAACCCTCAGATGACCTGGTGCCCGCCATTCTGGACACCGCCCATCAGTACAACATCCAG GTGGCTTTCCACATCCAACCCTACAAGGGCCGGGATGACATCACTCTGCATGACAACATCAAGTACATCATTGACAC GTATGGCTCCCATGGTGCATTTTACCGCTACAAGAACAGCATGGGCAAGAGCCTCCCACTCTTTTATATCTACGACTCATACCTGACGTCCCCTGAGGCCTGGGCCCACCTCCTGACACCAAACGGGCCCCACTCAATCCGCAACACCCCCTATGATGGGGTCTTCATTGCACTGCTGGTGGAGGAGGGCCACACCCATGACATCCTGGCTGCCGGATTTGATGGTATGTACACCTACTTTGCCTCCAATGGTTTCTCCTTCGGCTCCTCCCATCAGAACTGGAAAGCTGTGAAGAACTTTTGCGACGCCAACAACCTCATGTTCATTCCCAGCGTGGGGCCTGGCTACATTGACACCAGCATCCGGCCCTGGAACAACCACAATACGCGGAACAGGGTCAATGGCAAGTACTATGAGACAGCCCTGCAGGCAGCCCTCACGGTGAGGCCTGAGATTGTCTCCATCACCTCTTTCAATGAGTGGCATGAGGGCACCCAGATTGAGAAGGCCATTCCCAAGAAGACACCAACTCGTCTGTATTTGGACTACCTGCCTCATCAGCCCAGCCTGTACCTGGAGCTGACTCGCCGCTGGGCGGAGCACTTCATCAAAGAGAAGGAGCAGTGGCTGATGTGA